The window agtgaggTTTTTCTGGTCATGGGTGCTTACAAATAATGCTATTAAATAAcacagccctgcaataaatacTGTCTTTAGAAGATTCCGTTTTGAAAGTGCATCAGAGTGTTAGTTCAGCCCTGTGGTCATTTTTATGCTTTAATGTACTTACATTGTCCCTCTGTGTTAATGAAGGGCTACTGTACATGTGACAGCTTTAATTCTTGGTCTTGCTTTTTTAGAACTTAAACCTGCACCAGTCAGTATCTTTCTGAATCCAGTAACTATGTGTAACACACAGGGACTGTCACCCGACCCTGCATTTCcccggggggtggggggtgattTATTTACCAAAGTAatggacaggaaatgtgggATGAGAGAATGAGATGCAGTAAATGGTCTGGTTAAACCAGGGATGCACTTCTCAGATCGTTTATACCCACATGGTATGCACCCTAACCATTGTACcatcctttttttatttttgtattttttaatgatgtatttctattttttgtcCACACTCTGTACTCTGACAGTGATTCACAAAGTGACGAGGTAGGCGTTTACACCTGAACACCATCAGAGGTGCTGTCAAGGGCAGATGATATTTGGACTCGattatttttcagtcagtgCAAAGACTGATCAGGACTATGAACAAattttctctgaaatgtcagTTAATAAATGATGAATCCAAACCAAAGGATAGATGAGACCATCTCAGAGGTCTGAtgatctctttttttgtttgttttgcttttttttgtacaaaataaaactctccTTTTTAGTAAAagtcttcctctgtttcccaACAGCTCTCTGAGGTTTTGCTCAGCGCCTTGAATCAAAACCTTGTCCAGTTCACACTGCGGCCAGGGGTCCAAGTGACTGTTTATGCAGCACACCTATCAGCAGGTAAAGGAATGCAGCTGCTTGTGTATGTATGGCTCTACCCAGACAGGCCTTTGTACTTCCTGTAGTAAGTGGGACAGAAAATAACGTTTGTAGAAGAGACCTAGATACAGTGGACAGTCAgctatatttttttaattatttttgctgcCCCCCGTCAACTAACAACCCCAATCCTGTGTCTGATTGGCTCCCACCATGTAGCTACACAGAGACATTCAGAGAGTGAGCATCGTTACAAGTATGTGTGCCTCTTCCTATTGGGGATGCTGCTACTGTCCTAAAGGGgcttataagataaagagtaagAGAAGTCCATACTACTGTATATTAAACTGATTCATCAATGATTTACATGGGTGTTAATAATCCTGTTCACTGCACATTGCATGATTCAACTGGGTGGAAATACAGGTTGTGTTGGTTGGCGTGATGTTTAGGCTGTggctcctctctccctgtttctgcAGCGCCCCTAGTGGACACCAGCGAGAACCACAGTGGCTCTGCCATGCTAATGCTGTTATCAGTTGTGGTTGTGGGTTTAGCTGTATTTGTCATCTACAAATTCAAGAGGTAAAGTGTTCATGAAATGTCATGTCTATATAGTCGTCACACTATACGCGTTTGGGAGGTGGTGAAAGGTGTTGAAGCATCCTGACAGCTTAGTAAACAAAGGCTGCTTGCAAGGCTACAGAGAAGGTTGATAGCTGCCTGTCAAATGTCTTCGGCGGCATACCCAGCACTCCTCAGTGGAGGATTGGCTTTTCCCTCTCACATCTGTGTGGATCCTGTGGAAATTCTTTTGTCAGGTCATTCTTTGCAAAAGAAATGTCAGTCAGCCTTCAACCGCTATCAATATTAAGCCCTTTGAATGTAGGCAGTTGACCTTtctgaaatgttaaattatgTCTCCTCACCAAGGTGCAGTTTCAAGGGAAAAGGGCACAAAGGGTCATGAAGATTTACTGACAAGCAAAGACCAAATAAAACTTGCGATTTACAGACCTTTATTCGCTTTTAGAATTTGTGTAAATGTTGATTGGCATGCAAATACGCTCAATCGTTTCAACAGAAGGCACAAAGAATTTGAGCAAACAAGTAGAGTCATCTGGTTGCAGATGGTCACACTTAGAATTCTGCTGACCCCTCATTGTATTCTTGCTGACTTTATTTTAGTTAGGCTGTTGTCTTTATCCCTTTGCCTCACTGTAAATCTTCTCTCAAGGAAGATCCCAGGCCTCAACGTCTATGCGCAGATgcagaatgaaaaagaacaagaaatgATGAGTCCAGCTAATCCAACAGAGGCCACGCCCAGCTCACAGCGGGACTTGGTGCATTCTTTGGAGATTCTGGACACAGAGTTTAACTCACGGCCCATCGGTAAATATGCACTCTGACTCTTAATCTGTGGCtgccatttacattttttatttctccattgCTTATTTCATATCAGTAGGTTCATGTGGTGTTTTCTCATAAGACTCATCCTGtgctttttgttgtgtgtttctcagaaGTGAAATGATCCGGTCAGGGGCTGAATGAGAGCTAAACAAAAATGAGTATGATGAAAAGTACAATTAACACATTGCTCTCCTTGGTTCTGTCACCCTTTAATTACCTGAGAATACAGATGagtgacaaatgaaaggaaaccaaaataaaatgtgatgttccACCAAAACCATTCAGACCAGCTTCAGTGCAGCTTAGTCTCTGGAGCATGCTACTACAAATAGATGATCAAATGGGTTAAGATCTGGAGACTGTTAAGCCCATGacatattattttcatattgatcAAACTACTGACTTAGCCTTTGGATTCATTTATTCAGGGTATTCCTAGAATTAGTCACTTGTCTGTATATTCTTTCTGTGGCTCTATGGATTGTGAAATTTTAAGGGATTAACACTGCTGGTTGTTGATGCAGCCATGTTGTTACTGCATACTCAGATTTAAGTTCTGTTTATATTTCCTGTGAGACTATGTACGTTTTAAAAGTTGAGATAGACCGATACTGATACCGATTATCAGTAGccaaggaggccgataaccgatatttggagctggtattcatttgcagtaaaagtgaaaatattggcgtcaaaattttggACAATACAAACTCAAACATTTAGCTTCATTTAAATacctttaagcatatgtttattaaacagcttttcagatttgcaacatgttaaagattttttttatcttagacaataaacatctttgttttaaaattctaacaaaaagtgcagggagctcccaggctcagcagcatgtcttataaagttacatgaaaacttaaacaaataaatagctccctaaagttttctacagtaaataaagttttccaaaatttcaatataactgaaatgttatttgatCTTTCACTTATTTCACTTatgtttgttttaagttcaaacaaaaacaaaaagtgcagggaattcccaggctcagcagcatctctcataaagttaactgaaattttaaataaataaatagctttgtgaagtaaataaaacaaagttaaatagaatttgcacagaaatcaattagtagtcccaattgaaCAGCACCAGactgtggtgcaaaaagcagagttgttcagtgtgtgtgagcactgtgcacgcacagctttcactgctgattgacTGTTACCCGTGCCATGGCTCTgctaaccaatcagatggtgctgtgggtgagacagagtagtgacagcagacagagaggcgtggctgcatcagagccaaaataacccagttttttattgatctcttatcggccgtcggattaaaaaaaaaggcagatggcgatatgcgtcaaaatgccaaatattggTGCCGATAATCATCATGGtcgataatcggtctatccctatAGGGTAAATAACATTCTCTTtcttataaatacatttttgaattcACAAGAAATGCAAAGCACCATCTCAGAACAATTAGAAAACAAGCAGTTTTCATGTGTTTCCTGTTCAAAAAATGTACATTCTCTCACTTTAATAGTGACTATTCATtctccatcatcctctctcATCCAATTTAAAACTAAATCCATATCATTTTCAATGTTTAATACTTCTACTAAAACTTTTGCATGACTGTTAGATTAGCTACTTGTAAGCTAACTCAGTAAAAttcactttaaagctgcactaacaaatatatttttaatttacagatgttggatgtgtaaatagacAAAGGTGATAGTGGTTCCAATGTTGTATTTTCAGCTTTAATCacttaatgcagctttaaagtatCACCTGTTATAATGAGACCAGTTTTCGCTTCTAATACAAAATATCATCTGATACCCTTGTCCTTctactgtctttctctttcctgtttCCCACAGGATGTATGAAACCTCATGTACATGTGAAATTCTCCACAGAACTCCCCACATACATCGTCTGAACTCTGGACTGGATTACCACTCCAGCTGTGTCATGGATATTTTTTTACCATTTGGGACACAATGGTTTTGAGCTTTATACCTGTGCATGCTGGACCCTGCTGACACATACTGTGCTCTGTTCAAACCAGAAGAAACTGTGTACAGGTTTTCTTTTAACATCATGTCTGatacattaaacatttaaaaaatttcatttatttaaacaagTCAGATACATAATCCAGAAGGGATGCCAGCATGAACTAGCGAAGGGAAAATTGTCATAAGCAACAATGTTTTGACTTTGCTTATATAGATAAGATTGGTTTGCTGTTCTATGAAGCAAACAGCAGTAgtgtattatttattcatataaatATACTTTTATGAAGTATGTTATTGAAGTgaattacacatttattttgtaagtCATAAATGTCTATGttagaaatgtgtattttaataaCATGTCATACTAAACATAAATGCTgttataaaaaatgaatagggTATTTCAAAGCTTTTTGTTCATTGTCTCTTGGAAAGCTGATTTATGGCACAATACACATTTTctactgaaatatttctttttttctgattttaatttattaacaaAATACGGGGTTTGGTTTTCTGGATTAATTTAAACTTTGCTGTTAATCTAATGCTTCTGGTACTATTTATGATACATACcagtttgtaaaatgttttgtgctTCAGCATCTTCTGACTACAACTGATCCCCAAATATCACAAGACATTACACCTTTTAGGAACAGAAGAACAAACTGGGGGGACAGCAGGAGGACTATCccacaaagaaaaatattccaAAGTTGTAGTTAGCCACATCCCAATCTACAGCCAACATCCCTACTGGAGGCAGAGAACAATTTATCAAGGCAAAGATTTAAGGTGGCAGTTGGAATGAGAAACAACTACTTTGTGAGAGTATCCAAAGAGTATGGCAttgaggaagagagaggcagagagagaggttaaGAGAGATGGAAGAGTGCATTTTTGGGGCATGGTGCATTAAGAGTGTTGTAttggacagaaaaaagaagaggttGACTTCTTGAATCCTTAATGTGGCCAGTCAAGCTCAAGGCTGGCTAAGGTTGGTGACACATTTAGGCTAATGTCCTGACCCACTCtcgagtagcagccatcttcaTCCCAGCTCATTATATCGTGCTGTAGGAACAAGAGAACTAGAGCGCAGATGCTACCAGGCTATATGGATGGTTAGCTTGTTCAGAGGACTGTCAAGCCCTGTGGTACTTTGTGTGCAAAATCTGACAGATGTAAATGCCTGATTGATGCCTTTCAAATCTTCCAAGGCAATTTttctgg is drawn from Lates calcarifer isolate ASB-BC8 unplaced genomic scaffold, TLL_Latcal_v3 _unitig_4514_quiver_2336, whole genome shotgun sequence and contains these coding sequences:
- the LOC108900121 gene encoding VPS10 domain-containing receptor SorCS3 codes for the protein LSEVLLSALNQNLVQFTLRPGVQVTVYAAHLSAAPLVDTSENHSGSAMLMLLSVVVVGLAVFVIYKFKRKIPGLNVYAQMQNEKEQEMMSPANPTEATPSSQRDLVHSLEILDTEFNSRPIGCMKPHVHVKFSTELPTYIV